Proteins co-encoded in one Synergistaceae bacterium genomic window:
- a CDS encoding 4-oxalocrotonate tautomerase: MPIVNVKLFEGRTVDDKRRLASEVTKTICGTLSVPPESVRIIIEDMSRENFSVAGVLAVDKK; encoded by the coding sequence ATGCCTATAGTCAACGTAAAGCTGTTCGAAGGCAGAACCGTGGACGACAAGAGGAGGCTGGCCTCGGAGGTCACGAAGACGATCTGCGGAACACTGTCGGTTCCTCCGGAGAGCGTCAGGATCATTATCGAGGACATGTCGCGAGAGAATTTCTCCGTGGCCGGCGTTCTGGCCGTCGACAAGAAGTAG